One window from the genome of Equus przewalskii isolate Varuska unplaced genomic scaffold, EquPr2 ChrUn-13, whole genome shotgun sequence encodes:
- the PRPF38B gene encoding pre-mRNA-splicing factor 38B, producing the protein MANNSPALTGNSQPQHQAAAAAAQQQQQCGGGGATKPVVSGKQGNVLPLWGNEKTMNLNPMILTNILSSPYFKVQLYELKTYHEVVDEIYFKVTHVEPWEKGSRKTAGQTGMCGGVRGVGTGGIVSTAFCLLYKLFTLKLTRKQVMGLITHTDSPYIRALGFMYIRYTQPPTDLWDWFESFLDDEEDLDVKAGGGCVMTIGEMLRSFLTKLEWFSTLFPRIPVPVQKNIDQQIKTRPRKIKKEGKEGAEEIDRHIERRRSRSPRRSLSPRRSPRRSRSRSHHREGHGSSSFDRELEREKERQRLEREAKEREKERRRSRSIDRGLERRRSRSRERHRSRSRSRDRKGDRRDRDREREKENERGRRRDRDYDKERGNDREKERERSRERSKERRSRGEVEEKKHKEDKDDRRHRDDKKDSKKEKKHSRSRSRERKHRSRSRSRNAGKRSRSRSKEKSSKHKNENKEKANKRSRSGSQGRTDSAEKSRKREHSPSKEKSRKRSRSKERSHKRDHSDSKDQSDKHDRRRSQSIEPESQEKQLKNKDETV; encoded by the exons ATGGCTAACAACAGCCCCGCGCTGACAGGCAACTCGCAGCCGCAGCACcaggcggccgcggcggcggcccagcagcagcagcagtgcggcggcggcggcgccacCAAGCCGGTGGTGTCGGGCAAGCAGGGCAATGTGCTGCCGCTGTGGGGCAACGAAAAGACTATGAACCTCAACCCCATGATCTTGACCAACATCCTGTCGTCGCCTTACTTCAAAGTGCAGCTCTACGAGCTCAAGACCTACCACGAGGTGGTGGACGAGATCTACTTTAAG GTCACGCATGTTGAACCATgggagaaaggaagcaggaaaacaGCGGGCCAGACAGGGATGTGCGGAGGG GTTCGAGGTGTTGGAACAGGAGGAATTGTTTCTACGGCATTTTGCctgttatataaattatttactcTGAAGTTAACTCGCAAGCAAGTGATGGGTCTCATAACACACACAGACTCTCCATATATTAGAGCTCTTGGATTTATGTATATAAG GTACACGCAGCCCCCTACAGATCTATGGGACTGGTTTGAATCCTTCCTTGATGATGAAGAG GACCTAGATGTGAAGGCTGGTGGAGGCTGTGTAATGACCATTGGAGAAATGCTGCGGTCTTTTCTCACAAAACTGGAGTGGTTTTCTACCTTGTTTCCAAGAATTCCTGTTCCAGTTCAGAAGAACATCGATCAACAGATTAAAACTCGGCctagaaaaatcaagaaagaggggaaggaaggtgcAGAGGAAATAGATAGACATATTGAACGCAGACGTTCTAG GTCTCCAAGGAGATCACTGAGTCCACGGAGGTCCCCAAGAAGATCAAGAAGTAGAAGCCATCATCGGGAGGGTCATGGATCTTCTAGTTTTGACCGagaattagaaagagagaaagaacgcCAGCGACTAGAGCGTGAAgccaaagaaagggagaaagaaaggcgAAGATCCCGAAGTATCGATCGGGGCTTAGAACGCAGGCGTAGCAGGAGTAGGGAAAGGCATAGAAGTCGGAGTCGGAGTCGTGATAGGAAAGGGGATAGAAGGGACAGGGAtcgggaaagagagaaagagaatgagagaggcaGAAGACGAGATCGTGACTATGATAAGGAAAGGGGTAATGAccgggaaaaggagagagagcgaTCAAGAGAACGGTCCAAGGAACGGAGAAGTAGGGGTGaggtagaagaaaagaaacataaagagGACAAAGATGACAGGCGGCATAGAGATGACAAAAAAGattccaagaaagagaaaaaacacagtagaagtagaagcagagaaaggaagcatAGAAGTAGGAGTAGAAGTAGAAATGCGGGGAAACGCAGTCGAAGCAGGAGCAAAGAGAAATCAAGTAAACATAAAAacgaaaataaagaaaaagcaaacaagcgAAGTAGAAGTGGCAGTCAAGGAAGAACTGACAGTgctgagaaatcaagaaaacgGGAACACAGCCCCAGCAAAGAAAAATCTAGGAAGCGTAGCAGAAGCAAAGAACGTTCCCACAAACGAGATCACAGTGATAGTAAGGACCAGTCTGACAAACATGATCGTCGAAGGAGCCAAAGTATAGAACCAGAGAGccaagaaaaacaacttaaaaacaaagacgAGACTGTGTGA